One genomic window of Punica granatum isolate Tunisia-2019 chromosome 1, ASM765513v2, whole genome shotgun sequence includes the following:
- the LOC116211861 gene encoding protein HOMOLOG OF MAMMALIAN LYST-INTERACTING PROTEIN 5-like isoform X1 has protein sequence MASDHEPAKILLPYLQRADELQEHEPLVAYNCRLYAMDRGPKIPAGERTKTANALLNSLIKQLEKLPIHQSTDPFICREWVLPLKDKKSLNLGPEDSLHGRVCLECLCKG, from the exons ATGGCCAGTGATCACGAGCCGGCGAAGATCTTACTGCCGTACCTCCAGAGAGCTGATGAGCTGCAGGAGCACGAGCCCCTCGTCGCTTACAACT GTAGACTGTATGCGATGGATCGTGGTCCGAAGATCCCTGCAGGGGAGCGTACGAAGACCGCCAACGCCCTCTTGAATTCCCTCATCAAACAGCTGGAAAAGTTACCAATCCATCAATCTACCGATCCATTTATATGTCGAGAGTGGG TTCTACCATTGAAG GACAAGAAATCGCTAAATCTTGGGCCCGAAGACAGTTTGCATGGAAGGGTTTGCCTTGAATGTCTTTGCAAAGGCTGA
- the LOC116211861 gene encoding protein HOMOLOG OF MAMMALIAN LYST-INTERACTING PROTEIN 5-like isoform X2 has product MASDHEPAKILLPYLQRADELQEHEPLVAYNCRLYAMDRGPKIPAGERTKTANALLNSLIKQLEKLPIHQSTDPFICREWGQEIAKSWARRQFAWKGLP; this is encoded by the exons ATGGCCAGTGATCACGAGCCGGCGAAGATCTTACTGCCGTACCTCCAGAGAGCTGATGAGCTGCAGGAGCACGAGCCCCTCGTCGCTTACAACT GTAGACTGTATGCGATGGATCGTGGTCCGAAGATCCCTGCAGGGGAGCGTACGAAGACCGCCAACGCCCTCTTGAATTCCCTCATCAAACAGCTGGAAAAGTTACCAATCCATCAATCTACCGATCCATTTATATGTCGAGAGTGGG GACAAGAAATCGCTAAATCTTGGGCCCGAAGACAGTTTGCATGGAAGGGTTTGCCTTGA
- the LOC116211861 gene encoding protein HOMOLOG OF MAMMALIAN LYST-INTERACTING PROTEIN 5-like isoform X3: MASDHEPAKILLPYLQRADELQEHEPLVAYNCRLYAMDRGPKIPAGERTKTANALLNSLIKQLEKDKKSLNLGPEDSLHGRVCLECLCKG, encoded by the exons ATGGCCAGTGATCACGAGCCGGCGAAGATCTTACTGCCGTACCTCCAGAGAGCTGATGAGCTGCAGGAGCACGAGCCCCTCGTCGCTTACAACT GTAGACTGTATGCGATGGATCGTGGTCCGAAGATCCCTGCAGGGGAGCGTACGAAGACCGCCAACGCCCTCTTGAATTCCCTCATCAAACAGCTGGAAAAG GACAAGAAATCGCTAAATCTTGGGCCCGAAGACAGTTTGCATGGAAGGGTTTGCCTTGAATGTCTTTGCAAAGGCTGA
- the LOC116211803 gene encoding uncharacterized protein LOC116211803 isoform X1 yields the protein MPDQLVTCDESGTSVYVVYFHPAYLAPKDLKTESLYTIHAFPVTHLPHEPLPQQPVLTLRPRDLPIGMGFACIGSSIYMIGGRWCFPSPRKDPSLDVYILDTRLLPPATSHPVENPLAYLRKGPSLRAPKIDPLVIPLLGKLYLLPKSFAPSSSDKDGPWAEVFDPCSDEWVSLPEPKLDPDDFTLPSDYIVRSCNAMGSCIVLMLGCYLVYELDCNHPCEGWKKSSRFGWLPEVQQTRGSEVVDGLWYPWFPFPWFPFPSHLEGACLLACDLAQENKDRPPEFIPVRHTGPGKIGSKIYSGQRRVLDIGGGQAVIFSCGFIKNTDLMAHDYGKLRFTFDVVRLEKKTGADERKRKQRGNPKGRFINCVLLRSLSYVVGEVGSSGYLCGCFPMFDEGFWLLPLSVVPFLGPALYLILRPWFLGNTELLLPNKNRGTQSANVRKQGAPGFLSFLLRLHTKELPMQRLDRDHSLIEHSANVLVLKSKFCISTFL from the exons ATGCCCGACCAGCTTGTTACATGTGATGAGAGTGGGACGTCGGTATATGTGGTCTACTTCCACCCTGCTTACCTTGCCCCCAAAGACCTCAAGACCGAGTCACTCTACACAATCCATGCTTTCCCTGTTACCCATCTTCCTCATGAGCCCTTGCCACAACAGCCCGTCCTCACTCTCCGGCCCCGTGATCTCCCAATAGGAATGGGTTTCGCATGCATTGGCTCCTCAATCTACATGATTGGAGGCAGGTGGTGTTTTCCTTCCCCAAGAAAAGATCCCTCTCTTGACGTTTATATCCTCGACACACGCCTTCTCCCCCCAGCCACCTCACATCCCGTAGAGAACCCCCTCGCCTATCTGCGGAAGGGGCCTAGTCTGAGAGCCCCCAAAATTGACCCACTTGTCATCCCTCTCCTTGGGAAGCTGTACCTGCTCCCAAAGTCGTTCgctccttcttcttctgatAAGGACGGACCATGGGCTGAAGTTTTCGACCCATGCTCCGATGAGTGGGTGTCCCTCCCCGAACCCAAACTCGATCCTGATGACTTCACTTTACCGAGCGATTACATAGTGCGATCTTGCAATGCTATGGGATCTTGCATTGTACTGATGCTGGGCTGCTATCTGGTCTACGAGCTGGATTGCAACCATCCATGTGAAGGATGGAAGAAGAGCTCGAGGTTTGGCTGGTTGCCGGAGGTTCAGCAAACTCGTGGGTCCGAAGTTGTGGATGGTCTTTGGTATCCTTGGTTTCCGTTCCCATGGTTTCCGTTCCCATCTCACCTCGAAGGGGCCTGTCTCTTGGCCTGCGATCTTGCACAGGAGAACAAGGATCGGCCACCGGAATTCATCCCGGTTCGCCATACTGGACCTGGGAAAATAGGCAGTAAAATCTATTCTGGGCAGCGCAGGGTGCTGGATATTGGGGGTGGGCAGGCTGTGATTTTCTCGTGTGGTTTCATCAAAAATACTGATCTAATGGCACATGACTATGGAAAGTTGCGTTTCACTTTTGACGTTGTTCGTCTGGAAAAGAAAACTGGTGCTGATGAGAGGAAGAGAAAGCAGCGTGGCAATCCAAAGGGTCGTTTTATCAATTGTGTCCTGCTTAGATCATTGAGCTATGTGGTTGGGGAGGTCGGCTCTAGTGGATACCTCTGCGGTTGTTTTCCCAT GTTTGACGAGGGATTTTGGCTTCTCCCGCTCTCAGTGGTTCCCTTTCTAGGGCCTGCTCTCTATCTCATTCTACGGCCATGGTTTCTCGGCAACACCGAGCTGTTGCTTCCGAACAAGAATAGAGGAACACAATCTGCCAACGTGAGAAAACAGGGTGCTCCCGGTTTCTTATCTTTTTTGTTAAGACTCCACACAAAAGAATTGCCCATGCAACGACTCGACAGAGATCACAGTTTGATTGAACATAGTGCTAATGTTTTGGTATTGAAGAGCAAATTCTGTATATCGACATTTCTGTAA
- the LOC116211803 gene encoding uncharacterized protein LOC116211803 isoform X2 produces the protein MPDQLVTCDESGTSVYVVYFHPAYLAPKDLKTESLYTIHAFPVTHLPHEPLPQQPVLTLRPRDLPIGMGFACIGSSIYMIGGRWCFPSPRKDPSLDVYILDTRLLPPATSHPVENPLAYLRKGPSLRAPKIDPLVIPLLGKLYLLPKSFAPSSSDKDGPWAEVFDPCSDEWVSLPEPKLDPDDFTLPSDYIVRSCNAMGSCIVLMLGCYLVYELDCNHPCEGWKKSSRFGWLPEVQQTRGSEVVDGLWYPWFPFPWFPFPSHLEGACLLACDLAQENKDRPPEFIPVRHTGPGKIGSKIYSGQRRVLDIGGGQAVIFSCGFIKNTDLMAHDYGKLRFTFDVVRLEKKTGADERKRKQRGNPKGRFINCVLLRSLSYVVGEVGSSGYLCGCFPMRGEAQSSGGGTSMD, from the exons ATGCCCGACCAGCTTGTTACATGTGATGAGAGTGGGACGTCGGTATATGTGGTCTACTTCCACCCTGCTTACCTTGCCCCCAAAGACCTCAAGACCGAGTCACTCTACACAATCCATGCTTTCCCTGTTACCCATCTTCCTCATGAGCCCTTGCCACAACAGCCCGTCCTCACTCTCCGGCCCCGTGATCTCCCAATAGGAATGGGTTTCGCATGCATTGGCTCCTCAATCTACATGATTGGAGGCAGGTGGTGTTTTCCTTCCCCAAGAAAAGATCCCTCTCTTGACGTTTATATCCTCGACACACGCCTTCTCCCCCCAGCCACCTCACATCCCGTAGAGAACCCCCTCGCCTATCTGCGGAAGGGGCCTAGTCTGAGAGCCCCCAAAATTGACCCACTTGTCATCCCTCTCCTTGGGAAGCTGTACCTGCTCCCAAAGTCGTTCgctccttcttcttctgatAAGGACGGACCATGGGCTGAAGTTTTCGACCCATGCTCCGATGAGTGGGTGTCCCTCCCCGAACCCAAACTCGATCCTGATGACTTCACTTTACCGAGCGATTACATAGTGCGATCTTGCAATGCTATGGGATCTTGCATTGTACTGATGCTGGGCTGCTATCTGGTCTACGAGCTGGATTGCAACCATCCATGTGAAGGATGGAAGAAGAGCTCGAGGTTTGGCTGGTTGCCGGAGGTTCAGCAAACTCGTGGGTCCGAAGTTGTGGATGGTCTTTGGTATCCTTGGTTTCCGTTCCCATGGTTTCCGTTCCCATCTCACCTCGAAGGGGCCTGTCTCTTGGCCTGCGATCTTGCACAGGAGAACAAGGATCGGCCACCGGAATTCATCCCGGTTCGCCATACTGGACCTGGGAAAATAGGCAGTAAAATCTATTCTGGGCAGCGCAGGGTGCTGGATATTGGGGGTGGGCAGGCTGTGATTTTCTCGTGTGGTTTCATCAAAAATACTGATCTAATGGCACATGACTATGGAAAGTTGCGTTTCACTTTTGACGTTGTTCGTCTGGAAAAGAAAACTGGTGCTGATGAGAGGAAGAGAAAGCAGCGTGGCAATCCAAAGGGTCGTTTTATCAATTGTGTCCTGCTTAGATCATTGAGCTATGTGGTTGGGGAGGTCGGCTCTAGTGGATACCTCTGCGGTTGTTTTCCCAT GAGAGGAGAGGCTCAAAGTTCAGGGGGAGGTACTTCTATGGATTGA
- the LOC116211882 gene encoding LOW QUALITY PROTEIN: protein HOMOLOG OF MAMMALIAN LYST-INTERACTING PROTEIN 5-like (The sequence of the model RefSeq protein was modified relative to this genomic sequence to represent the inferred CDS: inserted 2 bases in 1 codon) gives MASDHEPAKILLPYLQRADELQEHEPLVAYNCRLYAMDRGPKIPAGERTKTANALLNSLIKQLEKDKKSLNLGPEDSLHXEGFALNVFAKADKQDRAGRADLFGLRPDFAILHESS, from the exons ATGGCCAGTGATCACGAGCCGGCGAAGATCTTACTGCCGTACCTCCAGAGAGCTGATGAGCTGCAGGAGCACGAGCCCCTCGTCGCTTACAACT GTAGACTGTATGCGATGGATCGTGGTCCGAAGATCCCTGCAGGGGAGCGTACGAAGACCGCCAACGCCCTCTTGAATTCCCTCATCAAACAGCTGGAAAAG GACAAGAAATCGCTAAATCTTGGGCCCGAAGACAGTTTGCA GGAAGGGTTTGCCTTGAATGTCTTTGCAAAGGCTGATAAACAAGATCGTGCTGGGCGAGCTGACTT ATTTGGTCTTCGGCCGGATTTCGCAATCCTTCACGAATCAT CTTGA
- the LOC116211831 gene encoding uncharacterized protein LOC116211831, translating to MESIRVDIVNTEDKGASMVMIDGVQGDRHLTKISLREYDKNDNVGELVEAHGITHPNLIRSYVFNLQARTVLCEPNVIPLSQWVKHNHRMLNTSLQRPYHGAVLYICDDVKRIIRGLLHLLIYIHEEKRLYARKFTMDNVVVVEGEAKFANLQLYKLAGSSTLQERAKTNDFDCLGKILGQMFGKRSLPRDMTKFIAALGDPQIRNRYKLLQVHVALQNLQEYMGTIVDLVQNRKYLDQNDEQAYFSVINRFNYPNWHQAFSSTSMLSWTLNYKQVTYSTSNPFSLLRFLRNVVTHLPEQLVQKNVQFVSDDISLAILNHYPDFVVDVQRKLHDRDDSLLGKLLRYSIYK from the exons ATGGAGAGTATACGAGTTGATATTGTCAATACTgaagacaaaggagcttcaatgGTTATGATTGATGGGGTCCAAGGAGATCGCCACTTGACAAAGATTTCCTTAAGAGAATATGATAAAAACGACAATGTGGGAGAGTTAGTGGAGGCTCACGGCATAACCCATCCGAATCTCATCCGCTCGTACGTATTCAACCTACAAGCTCGGACAGTACTCTGCGAGCCAAACGTAATTCCTCTCAGTCAGTGGGTTAAACACAATCATAGGATGCTGAATACGAGTCTACAACGTCCTTATCATGGAGCAGTTTTGTACATTTGTGATGATGTAAAGAGGATCATAAGGGGATTGCTGCACCTCCTGATTTATATCCACGAAGAGAAAAGGCTGTATGCGAGGAAGTTCACCATGGACAACGTGGTGGTCGTGGAGGGCGAAGCCAAATTTGCTAATCTACAGCTGTATAAGTTGGCTGGTAGTTCAACTCTGCAGGAGCGGGCTAAAACAAATGATTTCGATTGCCTCGGTAAAATTCTTGGGCAAATGTTTGGAAAAAGAAGTCTGCCTAGGGATATGACAAAGTTCATAGCTGCATTGGGGGACCCCCAAATCAG GAATCGCTACAAATTGCTCCAGGTGCATGTGGCGCTCCAGAATCTTCAGGAATACATGGGAACCATTGTAGACTTGGTTCAAAATCGTAAATATCTTGACCAAAACGATGAACAAGCATATTTTTCTGTAATTAATCGGTTTAATTATCCAAATTGGCATCAAGCATTCTCGAGCACAAGTATGTTGTCTTGGACTTTAAATTACAAACAGGTGACATACTCGACGAGCAACCCTTTTAGCCTTTTAAGGTTTTTAAGGAATGTGGTCACGCATTTGCCGGAGCAGCTGGTGCAAAAG AATGTGCAGTTTGTCTCGGATGATATTTCCCTCGCCATCTTGAACCATTACCCAGATTTTGTGGTAGATGTTCAGCGTAAACTCCATGACCGTGACGACAGCTTACTTGGCAAGCT GCTCAGATATAGCATTTACAAATAG